A DNA window from Deinococcus radiopugnans ATCC 19172 contains the following coding sequences:
- a CDS encoding S8 family peptidase — MNGRSTVGLLFLTLTLAACGSQKSAPDSAAAPAAPNAAVGVMLGSDAASGRSRDQAPLLGTANPEAIEGQYIVVLSQGAGRVAAQTVAQALDSQNAGALVRGLGLDPQGVSIQNIYSQVLNGFSARLSAQNLSRLQANPDVKYIEQDGVMRATATQSGATWGLDRIDQRNLPLNGSYSYDTTASGVKAYIIDTGINTSHTNFGGRAVWGTNTTGDGTNSDCQGHGTHVAGTVGSNTWGVAKGVQLVAVKVLGCDGKGSNSGVIAGVNWALNNKSGPAVANMSLGGGFSQAVNDAVNNAAARNLVMVVAGGNENQNACNVSPASAASAITVGATTRTDARASYSNYGSCLDLFAPGSDITSTWIGSATATNTISGTSMATPHVVGAVALILAGNAGASTATVTSTLLGNTTPGKVSGAGTGSPNKLLFTGEGGGTTPPPPPAAGTTTYTGSVSSRRSVYSSGFSHAGGSIKGVLSGPGGTDFDLYLQKQSGGSWVDVAASEGSGSNESLTYNAGSGTYRWEVYAYQGSGSFTLTETR; from the coding sequence ATGAATGGACGTAGCACTGTCGGCCTGCTGTTCCTGACCCTGACCCTCGCGGCCTGTGGAAGCCAGAAGAGTGCGCCGGACAGCGCCGCTGCGCCTGCCGCACCGAACGCCGCCGTGGGCGTGATGCTGGGTTCGGACGCCGCTTCGGGGCGCAGCCGTGACCAGGCGCCGCTGCTGGGCACCGCGAATCCCGAGGCCATTGAGGGCCAGTACATCGTGGTGCTGAGTCAGGGGGCGGGCCGAGTGGCGGCGCAAACGGTGGCGCAGGCGCTGGACAGCCAGAACGCGGGTGCGCTGGTGCGCGGCCTGGGGCTGGACCCGCAGGGCGTCAGCATCCAGAACATCTATTCGCAGGTCCTGAACGGCTTCTCGGCTCGCCTGAGCGCCCAGAACCTGAGCCGCCTGCAGGCCAATCCGGACGTGAAGTACATCGAGCAGGACGGGGTGATGCGGGCCACCGCCACCCAGAGCGGAGCCACCTGGGGCCTGGACCGTATCGACCAGCGCAACCTCCCGCTGAACGGCAGCTACAGCTATGACACCACCGCCAGCGGCGTCAAGGCGTACATCATCGACACCGGCATCAACACCTCGCACACCAACTTTGGCGGGCGGGCCGTGTGGGGCACCAACACCACCGGGGACGGCACCAACAGCGACTGCCAGGGCCACGGCACCCATGTGGCCGGGACCGTGGGCAGCAATACCTGGGGCGTGGCCAAGGGGGTGCAGCTGGTGGCGGTCAAGGTGCTGGGCTGTGACGGCAAGGGGTCGAACTCCGGCGTGATCGCGGGCGTGAACTGGGCGCTGAACAACAAGTCCGGCCCCGCGGTGGCGAACATGAGCCTGGGCGGCGGCTTCAGTCAGGCAGTCAACGACGCGGTGAACAACGCGGCGGCCCGCAACCTGGTGATGGTTGTGGCCGGCGGCAACGAGAACCAGAACGCCTGCAACGTGTCCCCGGCCAGCGCGGCCAGCGCCATTACGGTGGGGGCCACCACGCGCACCGACGCGCGGGCCAGCTACAGCAACTACGGCTCGTGCCTGGACCTGTTCGCGCCGGGCAGCGACATCACCAGCACCTGGATCGGCAGCGCCACGGCCACCAACACCATCAGCGGCACCAGCATGGCGACGCCGCATGTGGTGGGCGCGGTGGCGCTGATTCTGGCTGGAAACGCCGGGGCCAGCACCGCCACGGTGACCAGCACGCTGCTGGGCAACACCACGCCGGGCAAGGTCAGCGGCGCGGGCACGGGCAGCCCCAACAAGCTGCTGTTCACCGGCGAGGGCGGCGGCACCACCCCGCCCCCACCGCCTGCCGCTGGAACCACCACCTACACCGGATCGGTCAGCAGCCGCAGAAGCGTGTACAGCAGCGGCTTCAGCCACGCGGGCGGCAGCATCAAGGGCGTGCTGAGCGGCCCCGGCGGCACCGATTTCGACCTGTACCTGCAAAAGCAGAGCGGCGGCAGCTGGGTGGACGTGGCCGCCAGCGAGGGCTCGGGCAGCAACGAGAGCCTGACCTACAACGCGGGCAGCGGCACCTACCGCTGGGAGGTCTACGCCTACCAGGGCAGCGGCAGCTTTACCCTGACCGAAACCAGGTAA